One stretch of Leadbetterella byssophila DSM 17132 DNA includes these proteins:
- a CDS encoding glycosyltransferase family 2 protein, translated as MLSIITITFNAEPYLERTIQSILAQTDQDFEYLIIDGGSKDGTLALANKYRDRVNVLVSEPDKGLYDAMNKGLHMAKGPYVWFMNAGDQIAEAEAVYKLKMLMSEGADVIYSDTIMVDEQGQSLGLRSQVTPHRLPEVMHWSKFKYGMLICHQSFVVNKAICPTYDIENLSADIDWEIICLKRAEKISLYPGILSKYLLGGISQKQHRRSLADRYKVLRKHFGWLPNLWNHAFILFRALGDKIK; from the coding sequence ATGCTATCCATCATTACCATCACATTTAATGCCGAACCCTATCTGGAAAGGACTATTCAGAGTATATTGGCTCAGACAGATCAAGATTTTGAATACTTGATAATTGATGGGGGATCTAAGGACGGTACACTAGCCTTGGCGAATAAGTATAGAGATAGAGTGAACGTACTCGTATCTGAACCGGATAAAGGGCTATACGATGCCATGAACAAAGGATTACACATGGCTAAGGGGCCGTACGTCTGGTTTATGAATGCCGGAGATCAGATTGCAGAAGCGGAAGCGGTATACAAACTGAAAATGTTGATGTCAGAGGGGGCGGATGTCATCTATTCTGACACCATCATGGTGGACGAACAGGGCCAGAGTTTAGGTCTACGTTCTCAAGTTACACCTCACCGTCTACCGGAGGTGATGCACTGGAGTAAATTTAAGTACGGGATGCTGATCTGTCATCAGTCTTTTGTGGTAAATAAAGCTATCTGTCCAACCTATGACATAGAAAATCTAAGTGCTGACATAGATTGGGAGATCATTTGTCTTAAAAGGGCAGAGAAAATTAGCCTTTATCCGGGCATACTTTCTAAGTATCTTTTAGGTGGAATTTCTCAGAAACAACATAGAAGATCCCTTGCAGATAGATACAAGGTTTTAAGAAAGCATTTTGGATGGCTTCCAAATCTTTGGAATCATGCATTCATACTCTTCAGAGCATTAGGAGATAAAATCAAATAG
- a CDS encoding hemolysin family protein, with amino-acid sequence MEIFIILFLILLNGIFSMSEIALVSSRKTKLEIAAKNGKKSAAEALELASSPGRFLSTVQIGITLIGILTGIYSGDTFKGYIAPLLVDIGVPINYSDNVAVALITMVVTFLTLIFGELVPKRIGMAIPEEIATVVVRPMNILSKIASPFIWCLSKSSDLIFKVIGLKEHDNSVTEEEIKTMVQEGASGGTIEEIEHEIVQNVFQLGDRKITSLMTSVNDISYLDLDDSPEENREKIIEKKHSIYPVCKDGINDIRGLLYIKDLLGKSLDDELQNLEPILRPALYIAENNHAYQVLEKFQEERIHFGVIVDEYGSVVGIVTMNDILDALVGDISETNEFQYEIVEREDGSFLIDAALPFDDFLSEFDIELPNRKEYSGFDTMGGFALHILKEIPTEGERFYWEDFVFEIMDMDKNRVDKILVSKKPSEE; translated from the coding sequence ATGGAAATATTTATAATTCTGTTCCTGATCCTTCTGAATGGAATATTTTCGATGTCTGAGATTGCCTTAGTCTCTTCACGAAAAACCAAACTCGAAATAGCTGCTAAAAATGGAAAAAAGAGTGCTGCTGAGGCACTGGAATTAGCCAGTTCACCAGGTCGTTTCTTATCAACTGTACAAATAGGCATTACTTTAATAGGTATTCTAACCGGTATTTACTCCGGTGATACTTTCAAAGGGTATATTGCGCCTTTACTGGTCGATATAGGAGTGCCTATTAATTATTCAGATAATGTAGCGGTGGCTTTAATCACCATGGTAGTCACTTTCCTGACATTAATCTTTGGTGAATTAGTGCCAAAGAGGATAGGCATGGCCATTCCGGAAGAAATTGCCACGGTAGTGGTTCGTCCTATGAACATACTATCAAAGATAGCTTCCCCTTTTATCTGGTGTTTAAGCAAATCTTCTGACCTGATCTTTAAGGTTATTGGTTTGAAAGAACATGATAATTCCGTTACAGAAGAAGAGATAAAAACCATGGTTCAGGAAGGAGCATCAGGTGGCACTATAGAGGAAATCGAACATGAAATCGTTCAAAATGTATTCCAATTAGGAGACCGCAAGATCACCTCTCTGATGACCAGTGTGAATGATATTTCCTACCTAGATCTTGATGATAGCCCAGAGGAGAATAGAGAGAAGATCATAGAAAAGAAGCATTCCATCTACCCGGTATGCAAGGATGGGATCAACGACATCAGAGGGCTACTATATATCAAGGATCTCTTGGGGAAGTCTTTGGATGATGAGCTTCAAAACCTGGAGCCTATCTTACGTCCAGCTTTATACATAGCTGAGAATAACCACGCTTATCAAGTTCTGGAAAAGTTCCAGGAAGAGAGAATTCACTTCGGAGTGATTGTAGATGAATACGGTTCAGTAGTAGGTATAGTTACTATGAATGACATCTTAGATGCTTTGGTAGGTGATATTTCTGAGACCAATGAATTCCAATACGAGATTGTAGAAAGAGAAGACGGTAGTTTCTTAATAGATGCAGCCCTTCCTTTTGATGATTTCCTTTCTGAATTTGATATAGAATTACCAAACCGTAAGGAATATAGCGGTTTTGACACCATGGGAGGCTTCGCCCTACATATACTTAAAGAGATCCCTACAGAAGGAGAAAGATTCTATTGGGAAGATTTTGTCTTTGAGATTATGGACATGGACAAGAATAGAGTGGATAAGATTTTAGTGAGTAAAAAACCTTCAGAAGAATGA
- a CDS encoding NUDIX hydrolase — translation MVIFVNNIPVHILDQPEDFAFTEWKSDFEKLEELKGKPIFFGVKYKRILLLIEYLTSKALDGLEEIAFVVKDVSDFKQYIKSHVSFVKAAGGVVKNKDGKILMMKRLGLWDLPKGKAEKGEKSEITALREVEEECNVTVFSDGRLVTTWHTYMAKGRLHLKRTKWYRMGLVSDSKMKPQKEEGIEELVWMTDDEVIEAEKNSYKSISYVLEAYRKNWSE, via the coding sequence ATGGTAATTTTTGTCAATAATATCCCTGTCCACATCCTGGACCAGCCTGAGGATTTTGCCTTTACAGAATGGAAATCCGATTTCGAAAAACTTGAGGAGCTAAAAGGTAAACCTATATTTTTTGGAGTTAAATACAAAAGAATCTTACTTCTTATTGAATATCTAACCTCTAAAGCCTTGGACGGTTTGGAGGAAATAGCTTTCGTAGTGAAGGACGTTTCTGATTTTAAACAGTACATCAAAAGTCATGTATCTTTTGTCAAAGCTGCAGGAGGGGTAGTGAAGAACAAAGATGGTAAGATTTTAATGATGAAGAGATTAGGCTTATGGGACCTGCCGAAAGGTAAAGCTGAGAAAGGAGAAAAATCAGAAATCACCGCTCTAAGGGAGGTGGAAGAGGAATGTAATGTGACGGTATTTTCTGATGGGCGACTGGTCACTACCTGGCATACATATATGGCCAAAGGCAGACTACACCTTAAAAGAACCAAATGGTACAGAATGGGTTTAGTTTCTGATTCAAAAATGAAGCCTCAGAAGGAAGAAGGTATAGAGGAGTTAGTGTGGATGACAGATGATGAGGTCATAGAAGCAGAGAAAAATTCTTATAAATCCATTTCTTATGTTTTGGAAGCATATAGAAAAAATTGGAGTGAATAA
- a CDS encoding Gfo/Idh/MocA family protein produces the protein MKIKVLVVGCGNMGVSHALAYHNLDAFKICGLVSTGKSKEALNDKLGGGYPLFNDYFEALKVTQPDAVCISTYPDTHEEYAIAALEAGCHVFLEKPIADTVEGAERVAATAARVNKKLVVGYILRVHPSWIKFIEVAQGLGKPLVMRMNLNQQSHGYMWDVHRNLMKSLSPIVDCGVHYIDVMCQMTRSKPVWVSAIGARLTDDIPEGNYNYGQLQIRFEDGSVGWYEAGWGPMMSETAYFVKDVIGPKGCVSIAGRNAGSEGHSDNVDAHSKAESLKVHSAKIDEKNAFVEEDRWIDLSDEPDHNELCKREQEYFLKAIQKDLDLTDHWNDAVYSLKVAFACDESVKTGEVVRL, from the coding sequence GTGAAAATAAAAGTTTTAGTGGTAGGCTGTGGAAACATGGGTGTTTCACATGCTCTAGCATACCATAATTTAGATGCATTTAAAATCTGTGGATTAGTTTCTACAGGTAAAAGTAAAGAAGCCTTAAATGATAAATTAGGAGGAGGGTATCCACTCTTCAATGATTATTTTGAAGCTTTAAAGGTGACCCAACCGGATGCGGTTTGTATCTCAACCTATCCGGACACGCATGAGGAATATGCCATTGCTGCCTTAGAGGCCGGGTGTCATGTTTTCTTAGAAAAACCTATTGCAGATACGGTAGAGGGAGCAGAAAGGGTAGCTGCCACAGCCGCTAGGGTAAATAAAAAGCTAGTGGTGGGTTATATTCTGCGTGTTCATCCATCTTGGATCAAATTTATTGAAGTAGCTCAAGGTTTAGGGAAACCACTGGTTATGCGCATGAACCTGAACCAGCAAAGCCATGGGTACATGTGGGATGTTCACCGTAATTTGATGAAGAGCCTAAGTCCGATAGTGGATTGTGGTGTGCATTACATTGACGTGATGTGTCAAATGACTCGGTCGAAGCCGGTATGGGTAAGTGCTATAGGTGCCCGACTTACAGATGATATTCCGGAAGGAAATTATAATTATGGTCAGTTGCAAATTCGCTTCGAAGATGGATCTGTAGGTTGGTACGAAGCCGGATGGGGTCCTATGATGAGTGAAACCGCTTATTTTGTGAAGGATGTAATCGGACCAAAAGGTTGCGTTTCCATTGCAGGTAGAAATGCAGGATCTGAGGGACACTCAGATAATGTGGATGCCCACAGTAAGGCAGAATCCCTTAAGGTTCATTCGGCAAAAATAGATGAGAAAAACGCTTTTGTAGAAGAAGATAGATGGATTGACCTGAGTGACGAGCCGGATCACAATGAGCTTTGCAAGCGTGAACAAGAATATTTCCTTAAAGCTATTCAGAAAGATTTAGATCTAACAGACCACTGGAATGATGCAGTGTATAGTCTAAAGGTAGCATTTGCTTGTGACGAATCTGTTAAGACCGGTGAAGTAGTAAGATTGTAA
- a CDS encoding YfhO family protein: MNVKKYLPYFLAILFFLVLTFLYFSPVLSGKTVIMHDDLMSAGNAKEAMDFYKKTGEYTWWTNSVFGGMPANMIWGSYPFSLSSKLGSWIYAFLPAPVSVIFLLMAGFFVFMVSFRKSIWVAVIASVAYAFGTYNLLYTEAGHLSKILALAYAPGILGGFALIFRGKYGLGTFVTALFLSMEIYANHLQITYYFIFILFAYFLYEIIKLWKAGEKKSLGKVVSCLAVAVLIGVGMHTMRLWNNMVYSKESTRGVSELKNSTVGNSGLTKEYAFGWSYGIDETLTLIVPNIMGGGSMGALSTKSETYKTLTSNGVDPNMAGQFVQQLPLYFGNQSITSGPAYSGIIIVFLFLLGLFLLPGKFKWVQLGLTLFFIVLAWGSNFASFNNFLFDTLPGYNKFRAVTMTLVIVHFLLVWGAANTISYLLDQGGNTWEGIKKPVTYSAGILIVLMLVGYFSMDFVGPRDAEFKSSIAQSTGPDFANKLAFALQADRKDMAWSDIIRGAVLLVLLSASVWAFYKGKLQKRVFLYAIFLLCAYDLIGVGKRYFNNNDFTAEKHEAQSFTPTAADLEILKDTDPNFKVLNVTTSFTSDSRDSYFHKSLGGYHGAKLKKTQELFDHQFVTEEGQLNKAVIDMLNTKYLIVNGPNGPMAQRNPDALGNAWFVDSLKVVPDADAELATLGNFNPKTTAVTQQNQGLVTKVYSNDSTAKLTLAEYAPNRLVYTSDNASNGFAVFSEIYYRGNQDWISYVDGKETPHQKVNYLLRGMEIPAGKHEIVFEFKPAAVEKGKYVDLLASIALVMLGVGAVYKSKRS; this comes from the coding sequence ATGAACGTAAAAAAGTATTTACCTTATTTCCTGGCCATACTATTCTTCCTTGTATTGACCTTTTTGTATTTCAGCCCAGTACTCAGCGGCAAAACTGTGATCATGCACGATGATCTAATGAGTGCGGGAAATGCCAAGGAGGCCATGGATTTCTACAAAAAAACCGGAGAGTACACATGGTGGACGAATTCCGTGTTTGGAGGTATGCCGGCCAATATGATTTGGGGTTCCTACCCTTTCAGTTTAAGTAGTAAGTTAGGCTCTTGGATATATGCCTTTTTACCTGCTCCGGTAAGTGTAATCTTTTTATTGATGGCCGGATTCTTTGTATTCATGGTGAGCTTTAGAAAATCCATCTGGGTAGCCGTCATAGCCTCTGTGGCATATGCCTTTGGAACCTATAATCTCCTATATACTGAAGCGGGTCACCTGTCAAAAATCTTAGCTTTAGCTTATGCACCCGGCATTTTAGGGGGCTTTGCCTTGATATTTAGAGGAAAATACGGCCTAGGAACATTTGTTACGGCTCTATTCCTTTCTATGGAAATCTATGCTAACCACCTGCAGATTACCTACTATTTTATATTTATACTTTTCGCATACTTCCTATATGAAATCATAAAATTATGGAAGGCCGGAGAGAAAAAAAGTTTAGGGAAGGTGGTTAGTTGCCTAGCAGTAGCCGTCTTGATCGGAGTGGGAATGCACACTATGCGCCTTTGGAACAATATGGTATATTCGAAAGAGTCTACCAGAGGAGTATCTGAATTAAAGAACAGTACAGTAGGAAATAGTGGACTGACAAAGGAATATGCCTTTGGTTGGAGTTATGGCATAGATGAAACCTTGACCTTGATTGTACCGAATATCATGGGAGGGGGTTCCATGGGTGCTTTGTCTACGAAGTCTGAAACATACAAGACCCTAACTTCTAATGGTGTAGATCCCAATATGGCTGGTCAATTTGTGCAACAATTGCCCTTATACTTCGGCAACCAAAGTATCACCAGCGGACCTGCCTACTCAGGAATTATCATAGTCTTCCTATTCTTATTGGGACTTTTCCTTTTACCCGGAAAGTTTAAATGGGTTCAATTAGGTCTCACACTTTTCTTTATAGTTCTAGCCTGGGGTAGTAATTTTGCCTCCTTTAATAACTTCCTATTTGATACCCTTCCGGGATACAATAAGTTTAGGGCAGTAACCATGACCTTAGTGATAGTTCACTTCTTGTTAGTATGGGGAGCAGCAAACACCATTTCATACCTACTTGATCAAGGTGGAAACACCTGGGAAGGAATTAAAAAACCTGTGACCTATTCAGCTGGTATACTTATCGTTTTAATGCTTGTAGGTTATTTTAGTATGGATTTTGTAGGTCCCAGAGATGCGGAATTCAAATCCAGTATAGCCCAAAGCACAGGCCCGGATTTTGCCAATAAACTAGCTTTTGCTCTTCAAGCAGACAGAAAAGACATGGCTTGGAGTGATATCATTAGAGGAGCTGTCTTACTTGTCTTGCTAAGTGCTAGTGTTTGGGCTTTTTACAAAGGCAAACTTCAAAAAAGAGTGTTCCTATATGCCATATTCTTACTTTGTGCCTATGATTTAATAGGAGTAGGTAAAAGGTATTTTAATAACAATGATTTCACTGCAGAGAAGCACGAAGCCCAATCCTTCACTCCTACTGCGGCTGACTTAGAGATCTTGAAGGATACGGATCCTAACTTCAAAGTCTTGAATGTCACTACTTCCTTCACTTCTGACTCCAGAGATTCTTACTTCCATAAGTCTTTAGGTGGATACCATGGAGCAAAGTTGAAGAAAACTCAGGAACTTTTCGACCATCAATTTGTAACTGAAGAGGGACAGTTGAACAAAGCGGTAATTGACATGTTAAACACCAAATACCTTATAGTAAATGGTCCAAATGGCCCTATGGCACAAAGAAATCCGGATGCTTTAGGAAACGCTTGGTTTGTGGACTCACTGAAAGTAGTACCTGATGCAGATGCGGAATTAGCTACACTGGGAAACTTTAACCCAAAAACTACGGCAGTTACTCAACAGAATCAAGGTTTGGTCACTAAAGTATACTCTAATGATAGTACGGCAAAATTGACTTTGGCGGAATATGCTCCTAACCGATTAGTATATACCTCAGACAACGCCAGCAATGGTTTTGCGGTCTTCTCAGAAATCTATTATAGAGGTAATCAAGACTGGATCAGCTACGTAGATGGTAAAGAAACTCCACATCAAAAAGTAAATTACTTACTAAGAGGAATGGAAATCCCTGCGGGAAAACATGAGATAGTTTTTGAATTTAAACCTGCAGCAGTAGAAAAAGGAAAATATGTAGATCTACTAGCCTCTATAGCCTTAGTGATGTTAGGCGTAGGAGCAGTATATAAAAGTAAGAGGTCTTAA
- the bshB1 gene encoding bacillithiol biosynthesis deacetylase BshB1 encodes MIDLLVFAAHPDDAELGCAGTIAKETAKGKKVVIVDLTQGELGTRGSGPLRLQEAQAAAKVLHLYARENMGFRDGFFRNDEEHQLALISVIRKYRPQMVLMNAPEDRHPDHGRASDLCTQACFLSGLRRIETKDENGQIQEPWRPKNAFHYIQDRFLFPDVVVDVSDFWEIKKQSIMAFRSQFFDPTSTEPNSYISSPEFLEFINSRGSEYGHQIGVKYGEGFIRSKMLGVDSLFDFIS; translated from the coding sequence ATGATAGACCTACTTGTTTTTGCGGCGCATCCTGATGATGCAGAACTAGGATGTGCAGGTACAATTGCAAAAGAAACTGCTAAAGGTAAGAAAGTAGTTATCGTAGACCTTACTCAAGGAGAATTAGGCACAAGAGGTAGTGGACCTTTACGCTTACAAGAAGCACAAGCCGCAGCCAAAGTCTTACATCTTTATGCCCGGGAAAACATGGGTTTTAGGGACGGTTTCTTCAGGAATGATGAAGAACACCAGTTGGCTTTGATCAGCGTAATCCGAAAATATCGACCTCAGATGGTCTTGATGAATGCCCCAGAGGACAGGCATCCAGATCATGGCAGAGCATCTGATCTCTGCACTCAAGCCTGTTTTTTGTCTGGCTTAAGAAGAATTGAGACCAAAGACGAAAACGGCCAGATCCAGGAACCTTGGCGACCTAAAAACGCCTTCCATTATATACAGGACAGATTCCTATTCCCAGACGTAGTAGTGGATGTCTCGGATTTTTGGGAGATCAAAAAACAAAGCATCATGGCCTTTAGAAGCCAGTTCTTTGATCCCACCTCCACTGAACCGAACTCGTATATTTCATCTCCGGAATTCTTAGAATTCATCAACAGCCGAGGAAGTGAATACGGTCACCAGATAGGTGTTAAATATGGGGAAGGTTTTATTCGTTCCAAAATGCTGGGCGTAGACAGTCTATTTGATTTTATCTCCTAA
- the pyrE gene encoding orotate phosphoribosyltransferase — protein MNTARKIASFLLETQAVKLSPQKPFKWSSGWNSPIYCDNRITLSHTEARTFIKKALAKAIKKHFPEATMIAGVATAGIAQGALVADYLQMPFAYVRPKPKDHGMGNQIEGRIPEGSKVVVLEDLISTGGSSIKAAEALQAQGVEVLGMAAIFTYGFKTADKNFEVKNLKLVTLSNYSYLIDEALKQNYISAEDIDLLKKWRRQPDKF, from the coding sequence ATGAACACCGCAAGGAAAATAGCTTCCTTTTTGTTAGAAACCCAAGCCGTTAAGTTAAGTCCTCAGAAACCGTTTAAATGGAGCTCTGGTTGGAATTCTCCTATCTATTGTGACAACCGCATCACTTTGTCACACACAGAAGCTAGAACCTTCATCAAAAAAGCTTTGGCTAAAGCTATAAAGAAGCATTTTCCTGAAGCCACTATGATAGCCGGTGTAGCCACAGCGGGTATAGCTCAAGGAGCACTGGTGGCAGATTATTTACAAATGCCATTTGCCTATGTTCGTCCTAAGCCAAAGGACCATGGCATGGGAAATCAGATTGAAGGGAGAATACCTGAAGGTAGTAAAGTGGTAGTTTTGGAAGACTTGATCTCTACTGGAGGTAGCTCCATAAAAGCTGCAGAAGCTTTACAAGCACAAGGGGTAGAAGTTTTAGGCATGGCAGCCATCTTTACTTATGGTTTTAAAACTGCTGATAAAAACTTCGAAGTGAAAAACCTTAAGCTAGTAACCTTGAGTAATTATTCCTACTTGATTGACGAAGCCCTAAAACAGAACTACATCAGCGCTGAAGATATAGACCTCCTGAAAAAATGGAGGCGACAACCCGATAAATTCTAA
- a CDS encoding glycoside hydrolase family 88 protein, with amino-acid sequence MKKFLVFLILGCHSLSAQKVMENLIQENFAFAEKQYLYMMTENPTPNKMPQSYANGKFDARDIKWWCSGFYPGILWYIWEQTGNSEIKKEAERALQVILPNQHFTDNHDLGFMVYCSFGNAFRLTGKAEYKEAIFNGSAALASRYRPSIKSIQSWNKNAYFECPVIIDNLMNLEMLIWTSDQGGDQKYKDIAITHANTALKEHFRPDFSSYHVIDYDLATGKPLRKTTWQGAANTSAWSRGQAWALYGYTMLYRMTKNPEYLQQAQGIAGFILDHPNLPEDGIPYWDFDAPYQPKCPRDASAGAIIASALLELGQFSPVKERNKYVEASKKMLISLSSEKYRSKPNENGGFILLHSVGALPLNSEVDVPLIYADYYFLEALKRYKDWYLTSSNKP; translated from the coding sequence ATGAAAAAGTTTCTCGTCTTTTTGATTTTGGGATGTCACTCTTTGAGTGCGCAGAAGGTTATGGAAAACCTGATACAGGAGAACTTTGCTTTTGCAGAAAAGCAATACCTGTACATGATGACTGAAAATCCAACTCCTAATAAGATGCCTCAATCTTATGCAAATGGTAAGTTTGACGCCAGGGATATCAAATGGTGGTGTAGTGGTTTTTACCCGGGTATACTTTGGTACATCTGGGAACAAACTGGGAATTCTGAAATCAAAAAGGAGGCCGAAAGGGCCTTACAAGTCATTCTACCTAATCAGCATTTCACAGATAATCATGATCTAGGTTTTATGGTATATTGTAGCTTTGGGAATGCTTTTAGACTTACGGGAAAGGCAGAATATAAAGAAGCCATCTTCAATGGCTCCGCAGCTTTGGCTAGTAGATACAGACCCTCCATTAAGTCCATTCAATCCTGGAATAAGAACGCCTATTTCGAATGTCCTGTGATCATTGATAATCTCATGAATCTGGAGATGTTGATCTGGACCTCTGATCAGGGAGGTGACCAGAAGTATAAAGACATAGCTATAACCCATGCTAATACGGCATTGAAGGAGCATTTTAGACCTGACTTTAGTTCATATCATGTTATCGATTACGATCTGGCAACGGGTAAGCCACTAAGAAAAACCACTTGGCAGGGAGCTGCTAATACCTCCGCTTGGTCCAGAGGGCAAGCCTGGGCCTTATATGGATATACTATGTTATACCGCATGACGAAGAACCCCGAGTATTTGCAACAAGCACAGGGTATCGCAGGATTTATCTTGGATCATCCCAATCTACCGGAAGATGGCATACCGTATTGGGATTTTGATGCTCCTTATCAGCCCAAGTGTCCTAGGGATGCTTCAGCTGGTGCCATCATAGCCTCAGCACTTCTGGAACTAGGACAATTTAGTCCGGTTAAGGAAAGAAACAAATACGTGGAGGCATCTAAGAAGATGTTAATTAGCTTATCTTCTGAAAAATATAGATCTAAGCCTAATGAAAACGGAGGTTTCATACTACTTCATAGTGTAGGGGCTTTGCCCCTAAATTCTGAAGTGGATGTACCCTTGATCTACGCTGATTACTATTTTCTTGAAGCTTTGAAACGCTACAAAGATTGGTATCTTACAAGTTCGAATAAGCCTTAA
- the cysM gene encoding cysteine synthase CysM, producing the protein MPSLVELIGNTPLVEVKSPNPNVKIFGKLEGNNPGGSVKDRAALNMIRSAMERGEIKEGSQLIEATSGNTGIALAMLASQYRLPIELVMPENSTRERVVTMEAFGAKVTLLDSIEACRDYADEKGKQEGYFQFNQFANPDNYLAHYKSTGPEIWRDTEGKITHFVASMGTTGTIMGTSMYLKEQKSEVQIVGCQPTENSSIPGIRRWPIEYLPKIFDPKRVDRVVDVSQEDAENKAVALAREEGIFVGVSSGGQAHVAYELAKELNSGLIVFICCDRGDRYLSSGLFGL; encoded by the coding sequence GTGCCAAGTTTAGTAGAGCTTATAGGAAACACACCTCTTGTTGAAGTAAAGTCTCCTAATCCAAATGTGAAGATTTTCGGGAAACTGGAAGGGAATAATCCCGGAGGTAGTGTCAAAGACAGAGCGGCATTGAACATGATCCGTTCAGCCATGGAGAGAGGGGAAATCAAAGAAGGCTCTCAATTGATTGAAGCGACAAGCGGAAATACAGGAATAGCACTGGCCATGTTGGCTTCTCAATACCGCCTGCCCATAGAACTGGTGATGCCTGAGAATTCTACTCGGGAAAGGGTAGTTACTATGGAAGCATTTGGGGCAAAAGTGACCCTATTGGATAGTATTGAAGCTTGCAGGGATTATGCCGATGAGAAAGGTAAACAGGAGGGTTATTTTCAATTTAACCAGTTTGCAAACCCGGATAATTACCTAGCTCACTACAAAAGTACAGGGCCTGAAATCTGGAGAGATACTGAAGGGAAGATTACGCATTTCGTAGCTTCCATGGGAACTACCGGTACCATTATGGGTACCTCTATGTACTTGAAGGAGCAAAAGAGTGAGGTGCAGATTGTAGGTTGCCAACCTACCGAAAACTCTTCAATACCGGGAATCAGAAGATGGCCAATAGAATATTTACCAAAGATCTTTGACCCTAAGAGAGTGGATAGGGTGGTAGATGTTTCCCAAGAAGATGCAGAGAATAAAGCGGTGGCTTTAGCCAGGGAAGAGGGCATCTTTGTAGGAGTAAGCTCAGGAGGCCAGGCGCATGTAGCCTACGAATTGGCCAAGGAATTGAACAGTGGATTAATAGTATTTATTTGCTGCGATAGGGGAGATCGTTACCTCAGCAGCGGTTTATTCGGCCTATGA